From Desulfuromonas soudanensis, the proteins below share one genomic window:
- a CDS encoding DDE-type integrase/transposase/recombinase — protein MAKAIEPAVLTMVLSDWRSAPQGHKTMVIFNWAGRLGVSEATLYRALPRSRERKAERKIEGIEDSARVIAAIKCRPPEHRGKITTEQAVKLALANGQLPAAHAEVHSATWDRVIRDVCDLRTTRRISRFQAERPNQLHHVDGSTSSCFYIAKRLPDGEFVLKLHKGMKDYKNKPIPVDGLRPWVYGLTDDHSGVHVARYVAACGESAGDNMDFLSWAWSKNDDKELFGIPEKIKGDKGPMMSSEGAPEWFGRLGVDIDPSTPLNKESHGKIERPWRTMWQRFELPFFVETDWKKFEITLGELNRRFFIYQQELNNRRHRFERTVNRIDAWRKISLLGGAVALPENAIRTVVRRWARKLDQAGVFSLDNVLYEVKGLHDAWVYVYQGVFENKMVVVDQVTGQKYEVEDFAPNKLGEYSTQKEAPYQKAAKAGALLDGMHNTLYVEKPVASAKVSRIPTRVKAPRQLDDPLAVDSYASLGEAMRDFQKLCGFVLDKESREGVGALITDNRLSRRFVADLAGEVQVERERRVTG, from the coding sequence ATGGCCAAGGCGATCGAACCGGCGGTGCTGACCATGGTCCTTTCCGACTGGCGCAGCGCCCCCCAGGGGCACAAGACGATGGTGATATTCAATTGGGCCGGCCGCCTCGGCGTCTCGGAAGCGACGCTCTACCGCGCCCTGCCGAGGAGCCGCGAGCGCAAGGCCGAGCGCAAGATCGAGGGAATCGAGGATTCAGCCCGGGTCATCGCCGCCATCAAGTGCCGCCCGCCCGAGCACCGCGGCAAGATCACGACCGAGCAGGCGGTGAAGCTGGCCCTGGCCAACGGGCAACTCCCCGCAGCGCACGCCGAAGTGCATTCGGCCACCTGGGATCGGGTCATTCGCGACGTCTGCGACCTGCGCACCACGCGCCGCATCAGCCGATTCCAGGCCGAGCGTCCCAACCAGCTCCACCACGTCGACGGTTCGACCTCCAGTTGTTTCTACATCGCCAAGCGGCTTCCGGACGGCGAATTCGTGCTCAAGCTGCACAAGGGGATGAAGGACTACAAGAATAAACCGATCCCGGTGGATGGCCTGCGCCCCTGGGTGTACGGCCTCACCGACGATCACAGTGGCGTGCACGTGGCCCGCTACGTGGCGGCCTGCGGCGAGAGCGCCGGCGACAATATGGATTTTCTCTCCTGGGCCTGGAGCAAAAACGACGACAAGGAACTTTTCGGTATTCCCGAAAAGATCAAAGGGGACAAGGGCCCGATGATGAGCAGCGAGGGCGCGCCCGAGTGGTTCGGCCGCCTCGGCGTCGACATCGACCCCTCGACCCCCCTGAACAAGGAGTCTCACGGCAAGATCGAGCGCCCCTGGCGCACCATGTGGCAGCGCTTCGAGCTCCCCTTTTTCGTCGAAACCGACTGGAAAAAGTTCGAGATCACCCTGGGCGAACTCAATCGGCGGTTTTTTATCTATCAGCAGGAACTCAACAATCGCCGCCATCGCTTCGAGCGCACGGTCAACCGCATCGACGCCTGGCGAAAGATCAGCCTGCTCGGCGGCGCCGTGGCGCTGCCTGAAAACGCCATCCGCACGGTGGTGCGCCGCTGGGCGCGCAAGCTCGATCAGGCCGGGGTGTTCAGCCTCGACAACGTGCTCTACGAGGTCAAGGGGCTGCACGACGCCTGGGTTTACGTCTATCAGGGCGTGTTCGAAAACAAGATGGTGGTGGTCGACCAGGTGACCGGGCAGAAGTACGAGGTGGAGGATTTTGCGCCCAACAAGCTCGGCGAATACAGCACCCAGAAAGAGGCCCCCTATCAAAAGGCCGCCAAGGCGGGCGCCCTGCTCGACGGAATGCACAACACCCTCTATGTCGAGAAGCCCGTCGCCTCTGCCAAGGTCAGCCGGATCCCCACACGGGTCAAGGCGCCGCGACAGTTGGACGATCCTCTGGCTGTCGACAGCTACGCCTCGCTGGGCGAAGCGATGCGGGATTTTCAAAAGCTTTGCGGATTTGTGCTGGATAAAGAAAGCCGGGAAGGCGTCGGTGCTCTGATCACCGATAACCGCCTGTCCCGGCGTTTTGTGGCCGACCTGGCCGGCGAGGTACAGGTCGAAAGGGAAAGGAGAGTGACGGGATGA
- a CDS encoding AAA family ATPase, producing the protein MSMTRLETFVNLGYRRDPFKGAAFETGDGLRVRRILTMAVESRAMVSICGERGIGKSAAIRAALEKLGVRQVAVTRGQKEKISIGDIENALVLDLSDESPRRGGEARSRQVRRIVGEASRKQQIVLVIEEAHRLHGSTLRSLKTLREIQWMGESELFTVVLVGQSDPMARAGVSEVRLRTDCVRMHGLSAGEAAGYVRSMLGKHFVDEAVETLSELPSARNFLELQALTVELINLAMAEGREQVTLADVRAMAGNTQTPLPKAPRKTQAAPVTGGDALQTVLGRRSGVSEPVKAAG; encoded by the coding sequence ATGAGTATGACGAGGCTGGAGACGTTTGTCAATCTGGGCTATCGCAGGGACCCCTTTAAGGGGGCGGCCTTCGAGACCGGAGACGGCCTGCGGGTGCGGCGCATTCTCACCATGGCGGTGGAGAGCCGGGCCATGGTGAGCATCTGCGGCGAGCGCGGCATCGGCAAGAGCGCGGCGATCCGGGCCGCCCTGGAAAAACTCGGGGTGCGGCAGGTCGCCGTCACCCGGGGACAAAAAGAAAAAATCAGTATCGGCGACATCGAGAACGCCCTGGTCCTCGACCTGTCCGACGAATCGCCCCGCCGGGGCGGTGAAGCGCGCAGCCGCCAGGTGCGGCGGATCGTCGGAGAGGCCAGCCGAAAGCAGCAGATCGTGCTGGTCATCGAAGAGGCGCACCGGCTGCACGGAAGCACCCTGCGAAGCCTCAAGACGCTGCGCGAAATCCAGTGGATGGGCGAGAGCGAACTGTTCACCGTGGTGCTGGTCGGGCAGAGCGATCCCATGGCCCGGGCCGGAGTCAGCGAAGTGCGGCTGCGCACCGACTGCGTGCGCATGCACGGCCTCAGCGCCGGAGAAGCCGCCGGCTACGTACGGTCGATGCTCGGCAAGCACTTTGTCGACGAGGCCGTGGAGACCCTTTCCGAACTCCCTTCGGCCCGTAATTTCCTCGAGCTGCAGGCCCTGACCGTCGAGCTGATCAACCTGGCCATGGCCGAAGGCCGCGAGCAGGTGACCCTGGCGGATGTCAGGGCCATGGCCGGCAACACGCAAACGCCGCTGCCGAAGGCGCCGCGCAAGACACAAGCGGCGCCGGTCACTGGCGGGGATGCTCTCCAGACTGTTCTCGGCCGCCGCTCCGGCGTATCCGAGCCCGTCAAGGCGGCGGGGTAA
- a CDS encoding helix-turn-helix domain-containing protein, with protein sequence MLRLRECLESCGITQKSLASAIGWSPTQISLTLRKGRFPVDSERFRSGVRKFVDETPEVRAWVREQGLTIDALFDRPPSSEPVDLDNAILTVVGRVATAGPRTDDLLSLARVARYLLGELRSCQPEWIVDIEAEAAGML encoded by the coding sequence ATGCTGCGACTCAGAGAATGCCTTGAATCGTGCGGCATCACACAGAAGAGCCTGGCGTCGGCCATCGGCTGGAGCCCCACTCAGATCAGTCTGACCCTGCGCAAGGGGCGCTTTCCGGTGGACTCCGAACGGTTCCGCTCGGGCGTTCGGAAGTTCGTCGATGAAACACCCGAGGTAAGGGCATGGGTCCGGGAGCAGGGCCTCACCATCGACGCCCTGTTCGACCGGCCGCCAAGCTCCGAGCCGGTCGATTTGGACAACGCCATCCTGACCGTCGTCGGGCGCGTCGCGACGGCCGGACCAAGGACAGACGATCTGCTGAGCCTGGCTCGGGTGGCGCGGTACTTGTTGGGTGAGCTGCGCAGTTGTCAACCAGAATGGATTGTCGACATCGAGGCCGAAGCGGCCGGGATGCTGTGA
- a CDS encoding host-nuclease inhibitor Gam family protein has product MATLAEIEKSTCEFADKRAALLALVQELQDEIEGTKRKRLPAIKEAAADLTIAHEALYAEVEGAAPLFEKPKTRTFAGIRVGFKKEKGKIVIEDEETTIALIRKVVPKLADQLVQKKEYCLKTGLEQLPAATLKMIGVTITADTDAVYIKPIGDDIDKFVGALLEEGEKLLREVA; this is encoded by the coding sequence ATGGCAACCCTCGCCGAAATAGAAAAATCAACCTGTGAATTCGCCGACAAGCGCGCCGCGCTGCTGGCCCTCGTCCAGGAGCTCCAGGACGAAATCGAGGGCACCAAGCGCAAGCGCCTCCCTGCCATCAAGGAGGCCGCCGCCGATCTGACCATTGCCCACGAGGCCCTCTATGCCGAGGTCGAGGGCGCGGCCCCTCTCTTCGAAAAGCCGAAGACCCGCACCTTCGCCGGGATCCGCGTCGGCTTCAAAAAGGAAAAGGGGAAAATCGTCATCGAGGACGAAGAAACCACCATCGCCCTGATCCGCAAGGTCGTGCCGAAGCTCGCCGATCAGTTGGTGCAGAAGAAGGAATACTGCCTCAAGACCGGCCTCGAACAGCTGCCGGCCGCCACCCTCAAGATGATCGGCGTCACCATCACCGCCGACACTGATGCGGTCTACATCAAGCCGATCGGCGACGACATCGACAAGTTCGTCGGCGCCCTCCTCGAGGAGGGCGAAAAGCTCCTCCGGGAGGTGGCCTGA
- the nrdD gene encoding anaerobic ribonucleoside-triphosphate reductase yields MCDGKTEVWSRVCGFFRPVQQWNKGKKEEFRERKPYAISADDADGADE; encoded by the coding sequence ATGTGCGACGGTAAGACCGAGGTCTGGTCGCGGGTGTGCGGGTTTTTCCGGCCGGTGCAGCAGTGGAACAAGGGGAAAAAGGAGGAGTTCCGGGAGCGGAAACCTTATGCCATATCCGCAGATGACGCAGATGGGGCAGATGAATGA
- a CDS encoding regulatory protein GemA, translated as MSQRKTHGAPITRVQVTLIHVAKGELGIDDDTYRDMLQEMFGAGSSKDLSAAEADDLLEEFKARGFRVVSRHPRPAKKRPQGKNVVHLASAAEIDKLNAVASLIRWRVANGLALFLEKRLAIKGGRVRTAREAYLAIEALKKMFENGMVKAHGPEWWTMRHAPEIEEYIHRHAPAEFRDLMGKVYKR; from the coding sequence ATGAGTCAACGGAAAACGCACGGAGCGCCGATCACCAGGGTCCAGGTCACGCTGATCCACGTAGCCAAGGGCGAGCTGGGGATCGATGACGACACCTACCGCGACATGCTGCAGGAGATGTTCGGCGCCGGCAGCAGCAAGGATCTGAGTGCCGCCGAGGCGGACGATCTCCTCGAGGAGTTCAAGGCCCGGGGTTTCCGGGTGGTCTCACGCCACCCGCGACCGGCCAAGAAGCGGCCCCAGGGGAAAAACGTGGTGCACCTGGCCAGTGCGGCCGAGATCGACAAGCTCAACGCCGTCGCCTCGTTGATCCGCTGGCGGGTGGCAAACGGGCTGGCGCTCTTTCTCGAGAAGCGCCTCGCCATCAAGGGCGGCCGGGTGCGCACCGCCCGGGAGGCGTATCTGGCCATCGAGGCCCTCAAGAAGATGTTCGAAAACGGCATGGTCAAGGCCCACGGCCCGGAGTGGTGGACGATGCGCCACGCTCCGGAGATCGAGGAGTACATCCACCGTCACGCACCGGCGGAGTTTCGGGATTTGATGGGCAAGGTTTACAAGCGATAA
- a CDS encoding N-acetylmuramoyl-L-alanine amidase, with translation MRKLPLIMIDPGHGGTDPGATPESPIEAGINLAVALHLRDILENQGFAVIVTRLVDRTLSLDERVMLEHQFDSDLFISLHCNAAADPRAKGIEIWTAPGDSPADPAATEIFRAVSKAFPDRRLRTDYTDSDLDKEARFRVLTGTLGPAVLLEMGFVSNAEERAWLQSTATQVHMALAIAAGILAWHRTLKDQAHARIDDIRKSHPGAAC, from the coding sequence ATGCGCAAACTCCCCCTCATCATGATCGACCCGGGCCACGGCGGGACCGATCCCGGCGCCACGCCGGAGTCCCCCATCGAAGCCGGCATCAATCTGGCGGTCGCGCTGCACCTGCGCGACATCCTCGAAAATCAGGGCTTTGCCGTCATCGTCACTCGCCTCGTCGACCGTACGCTCTCCCTCGATGAACGGGTGATGCTCGAGCACCAGTTCGACAGCGACCTCTTTATCAGCCTGCACTGCAACGCCGCCGCCGATCCCCGCGCCAAGGGCATCGAGATCTGGACCGCCCCCGGAGATTCCCCGGCCGACCCGGCCGCCACGGAGATCTTCCGCGCCGTCAGCAAAGCCTTCCCCGACCGGCGCCTGCGCACCGACTACACCGACAGCGACCTCGACAAAGAGGCGCGCTTCCGGGTGCTCACCGGCACCCTGGGCCCGGCCGTTCTGCTGGAGATGGGGTTTGTCAGTAACGCCGAAGAGCGCGCCTGGCTCCAGTCCACGGCCACCCAGGTACACATGGCCCTGGCTATCGCCGCCGGCATCCTCGCCTGGCACCGCACCCTCAAGGATCAGGCGCACGCCCGCATCGACGACATCCGCAAGAGCCATCCGGGGGCGGCATGTTGA